The nucleotide sequence CAACAACGGAATATAGTACAAAGGTATTAGAAGGATATGTTGATACAAGTAAACTGGTAACAGAGGGTGGAAGAATCCTGTCAGGTGGGAATTTAACATTAGATGTAAAAGAAATAGAGAATAGAAATTCAAAAATAAGTGCCGGAGGAACCTTACGAATAACAGATAAGGTAGAGAAAATAGAGAATGTAACAGATGTAGCGACAATAAAAGTATATGATGGAAATGAAACGGTGAAGTTTTTTGAAACATATGCAAGTACAGGTGGGTCTCATACAATAACTTATTATAATGCAAAAATAGACAGGGGATTATCTGGAACTTCAAGAGATTACAATATAGCAGACAGTGTATCAGTAATAGAGGGAAATAATGTTATAATAGAAGGGACACCAACAATAAATAACGGTTATGATTACAGTAAAATAGGGACAGGAATAGTAGTAGACCCGAGTACAATAACATCTAAAGATGTTGATGTAGATCTATATTATGATCCTGTATCAGTACATGTAGACAGAACAGCAGTAATAGATATAATAACGACAGGCACAATACCATTTAATCCGGGGGTATTTACAAGCTCACAAAGTAAATTATTTACAGAGAGTAAAGACCCGAATTCAAAATATTTACTGGAAACAAGAAGTCAGTATATAGATTTATCAAGATTCTTTGGAAGTGATTATTTCTTAAGTAAAATAGGATATAATGAATCAAAGGACTGGAATATGGCCAGAAGGTTAGGAGATGCTTATTACGAGACGAAATACATGAATAATCTTCTATTAGAAACATTAGGGACAAGATTCATAAATGGTAAGGCAGATACAGAATTAATGAAAGAAATGCTTGATAATGCAGTATCGACAAGCGGAGACTTACAGTTAACAATAGGAGTAGCTTTAACAGGAGATCAGATAAAAGCTTTAAAAAGTGATATAATCTGGTATGTAGAGCAGGAAGTAAACGGAGAAAAAGTGTTGGTACCACAGGTATATTTAAGCCAGGCAACACTGGAGAATATAAAGAGCCCAACGACAACAATATCAGCACAGGAGACGTTGGCAATAAATAGTAGTACACTAACAAATCAGGGAAGACTTTCAGGAAATACAGTATATGTAAATACAGATAATCTGATAAATAAGAGTGTAGGTTCATTAACAGCTGAGATAACAGGGACAAATATCCAAATAGATGCAAAAAATGATATACTGAATATAGGAGCAGTAATATCAGCAAAAGAAGACTTAATGTTAACAGCTGGAGGAACAATAAGTAATGTAACCACTGGAGTGGAAATAACAGAACATGACAGACTGGAAGGAAAAGAGAGAACAAGAGTATATGATGATATTCAGAATGTAGGAGTAATAAGTTCAGGAAATACAACATATATAGAAGCAGATAAATATGTGTCAAGAGGAGCAGTAACAGAATCAGGAGGAACAACATATATAGAGGCTAATGATGTAAATATAAATACAATAGCTTTAAAAGATTATGAGAGAACAGAAGAAAATCATGGGTATGATTTATACAGAACAACAGAGAAGTTAGGCTCAGAAGTAACCGGGCTTGATAATGTAATAATAAATGCTGGAAATGATATAAATATAAAGGGAAGTACAGTAGCATCAGACGGAACGGTTCAGTTAACAGCAGGGAATGACATAAATATAGAGAATGATAAAAATACAATGTATACAGAATCGAAGAGAGATAAGAAAGGAACATTCTCGAGTTATTCAAAATTGGAGACTAATTATCAGGAGAGTGCAGTAGCAAGTACAGTAATAGGGAATAATGTAATATTAGATGCAGGAAATGACGCTAATATAAAGGCATCAAATGTAATAGCAGTGAAGAATGATGATATTCAAAGTAGTGGCGGAAATATAATAGTAACAGCCGGAAATGACATAAACATAACAACAGATGATATGAATAATGAATATTATTTAAAGGAAAAGAAAAGTGGCTGGAGTGCTTCAGCTTCAATGAGTGGGGGAGGAGCATCAGCAGGAGTGACTTACAGTAGTACAAGCCTTGAGAATACAAGAAATATTACAACAGTAGCAGTATCAAGCTTAATGTCAGAAGGAAGTACTTTATTATCAGCAGGAAATAAAGTGAAAACAGAAGCAATGCAGGCTAATGTCGGAGAAGACATGATTATCAGAGGGGTAAACGGAGTAGAATTATTAGATGCCCAGGAAGTATATAATGAAAAAATAAAACAGGAAAGTAAGAGTGTAGGAATAACAGCAAGTGTAGGTTCAACAATAACAGGTTTTATAAGTTCGGTAGATGAAAAATCACAAAATAATGGGAAATATGGATTTGGTAATAAGTCAGAACTTATAAATAGTTATGGTGATGGTTTAGACGTAGCAAGACAGGGAATAAAGGCAGGCTCAGATTTATCTCAGTTAGTAGTCGATGGGATGAAGGGAAGTTATGGTTCACTGGCAGGATACGGAGTAACAGCAAATGTATCTGTAAATATAAATAAAAGTAAATATGAGTCAAATACAAGTGGCACAAATTCAGTAGCAGGAAATATAAATGTAGGTGGAAATCTTGTAATATCATCAGAAGGGGATGTAAAACTTGTAAATCAAAAAGTGAATGTTGGAGAAAATATAATAGTAGATGCAAAAAGCTTTGAAGCATCAGCAGGAAAAAATACTTATAATAATACAACAAACTCAAGTTCACAGGGAATGTCAGCCGGATATGATTTTACAGGAGGAACAGTAACAGGAGGAATAAACGGAAGTAAAGGAAGCAGTAATTCATCATCAGTCTATTATGATAATACAGTAATAAATGCAGGAGGAACATTTCAGCTAACAACAAAAGAAGATGCAACATTTAAGGGAGCCAATGTAACAGCAGATAAAATAGACTTTGAAATAGGCGGAAATCTGAATGTAATATCATTACAGGATGAATACAAGCTGAATGGAGAAAATAAGAGTGGTGGATTGAATTATGGTCATACAGAACAAAGTGACGGAACAGGCTATAATTCAGTATCAGGAAGTGCAAGTTATGGGGAAAGTAAAGGAGATAGCAAGTGGGTAAATAATCAGACTAGTATAATAGCAGAAAATGGAGGAAGTATAAAGGTTGGAGAGACTTTAACTAATGTGGGAGCTATTATAGGAAGTATGAATGATGGCATGAGAATTGAAGCAAAAGAAGTAGTAGTAGAGAATTTAAAAGATCATGATAATGGAGAAAATTACAACGTAGGTCTAAGTGGAGTAGACAGAAAAAATACCGTACCACAGACAGAGTTACAATATGGAAGTCATGATAAGGAACAGGATACAAATGCAACTTTTGTTAATACAGTGGTAGTAGAAAACGGACAGGAGATAAATCTTGAAGAAAGAGGAATAAATACAGACATAAATAAGGCACAGGTAATAACAAAAGATGATGTGGTTGAGCAGATAGATACAGTTCTTCATACAGATTTATTGAATAAA is from Sebaldella sp. S0638 and encodes:
- a CDS encoding hemagglutinin repeat-containing protein, with the protein product LKGSNNINNQGIIASKNIEITTPVLTNSGQILAEEAITANNTSLNNTGKLASNGSINLNNSSLINRNSIESVTINLQNLFSYANDSVTGLIKGNNIYLSTAGNLLLEGKIQGIDNLIISGLNITNNGNTISSGLLRLSGNDITNNITISASNVELLATGKILNNSMIEGETGKLSGNNITNKDLIIFLDKLDIEGTKLINKEASIYSDNELNISTGDVDNTGGEIVGQSELNITGFNLLDNTKGIIDSRGNILLSGNKLLNSGEVSGQYRLYWKTWDGQYIYESVWRNLDDGYAQTGNSSLITELDNWKVLDNYKSAVDYDNAYEKVLDNNSSNPYNFYYSGITVPNVGDSTTEYSTKVLEGYVDTSKLVTEGGRILSGGNLTLDVKEIENRNSKISAGGTLRITDKVEKIENVTDVATIKVYDGNETVKFFETYASTGGSHTITYYNAKIDRGLSGTSRDYNIADSVSVIEGNNVIIEGTPTINNGYDYSKIGTGIVVDPSTITSKDVDVDLYYDPVSVHVDRTAVIDIITTGTIPFNPGVFTSSQSKLFTESKDPNSKYLLETRSQYIDLSRFFGSDYFLSKIGYNESKDWNMARRLGDAYYETKYMNNLLLETLGTRFINGKADTELMKEMLDNAVSTSGDLQLTIGVALTGDQIKALKSDIIWYVEQEVNGEKVLVPQVYLSQATLENIKSPTTTISAQETLAINSSTLTNQGRLSGNTVYVNTDNLINKSVGSLTAEITGTNIQIDAKNDILNIGAVISAKEDLMLTAGGTISNVTTGVEITEHDRLEGKERTRVYDDIQNVGVISSGNTTYIEADKYVSRGAVTESGGTTYIEANDVNINTIALKDYERTEENHGYDLYRTTEKLGSEVTGLDNVIINAGNDINIKGSTVASDGTVQLTAGNDINIENDKNTMYTESKRDKKGTFSSYSKLETNYQESAVASTVIGNNVILDAGNDANIKASNVIAVKNDDIQSSGGNIIVTAGNDINITTDDMNNEYYLKEKKSGWSASASMSGGGASAGVTYSSTSLENTRNITTVAVSSLMSEGSTLLSAGNKVKTEAMQANVGEDMIIRGVNGVELLDAQEVYNEKIKQESKSVGITASVGSTITGFISSVDEKSQNNGKYGFGNKSELINSYGDGLDVARQGIKAGSDLSQLVVDGMKGSYGSLAGYGVTANVSVNINKSKYESNTSGTNSVAGNINVGGNLVISSEGDVKLVNQKVNVGENIIVDAKSFEASAGKNTYNNTTNSSSQGMSAGYDFTGGTVTGGINGSKGSSNSSSVYYDNTVINAGGTFQLTTKEDATFKGANVTADKIDFEIGGNLNVISLQDEYKLNGENKSGGLNYGHTEQSDGTGYNSVSGSASYGESKGDSKWVNNQTSIIAENGGSIKVGETLTNVGAIIGSMNDGMRIEAKEVVVENLKDHDNGENYNVGLSGVDRKNTVPQTELQYGSHDKEQDTNATFVNTVVVENGQEINLEERGINTDINKAQVITKDDVVEQIDTVLHTDLLNKEKQKDLLNDLNTIGENSEIIVDSIGTKLNNNKNGDPNAGMGDLEKQSLANITKAVEQVVKNKENLVLSEADRENKEKLKETIKDKYADYGVTDVVIIKDGELLMGEDGEMYSVNGAFSRDGIVYITESTANGSLKDLNRVVGEEVGEIYAQNNGLENWNNKGQQIGEIFGEKISEGVETSNSKNNLSSDEVDLSGVIIAGTQRKTEPGVWLVIDGDSSKPISDLVVLALRAKGAKDGLENATDNILYYLSGQGGTKEVPMNWYLNSEIGKQAITDIKWKVFDDIDYNSLEKLNIGGNLSYFNSVDGKKSVKVYPKPKIDADLFYSMGPHDIDYSRGTYIKKIGENKYELKSQIDYTVRDEYDWHAGKSIQEYGVKIDDSLMKNYEDFGAKTFQMRGNYKIEFTAIFEMRNGIPVTTTNYTRVK